TGCTAAAGAGAGAGCCAGTGCTGAAAACATTTCCAGTAATGTAGCAACGAGCGAAGAAAACTCCGACAAAAATACTAGTGAGTCAGCAGAAGGTAATAAACAAGACACCCAGCAGGTTGCACCAGATGTCGATAAAAAACCTGATAGCGAGGCAAAAGAGACTGAGGTGACTTCAAGTAATGcagctgaaaataaaaaaagcgATCCGGCCGAGGCTAACGCATCTTGGGGCGACTATGCTCCATACATTACCTATGAAGGAGAGGAGGCAATATACACAGATCCTTCCACACAACAGAAATATACATGGAGCCAAGCCACTAACGCTTGGGCTCCCAAAAGTGCTGAATCTGATGTACCTGGTAGAGAGTATAGCTATGAAAATGACACCCATGTTTACACTGAAGCAGATGGATCAAAGTTTTTTTGGGATGCAGATAAAAAGGCATGGATTCCTAAAGTGGATGATGACTTCTTAGCTCTCTATCAAATGTCATACGGATTTGTGGATAACACTGACAAGAAAAAAGATAAAGTGGACCTTGAGAAGACAGAAACACAGAAAAAAGGTGATCCAACAGCTGTTAAGAGGAAAAACGAACCTCAGTGGTTTGAGCCCTCGGAAGATAAGAATACCAAGGTGTATGTATCCAATCTTCCATTAGATTTGACAGAAGAGGAGTTTGTTGATTTTATGCAGAAATGTGGTCTTGTAGAACGAGACCCAAGCTCACAAAAGATGAAGGTCAAACTTTATACAGATAAAGAACACAATTGTTTCAAAGGAGATGCCTTATGTACTTACATTAAGATTGAATCAGTAGACCTAGCTCTGAAACTGCTGGATGGAAGTGATTTTAAgggtaataaaattaaagtagaAAGAGCACACTTCCAACTCAAAGGTGAATATAATCCTGCACTGAAAcccaaaaagaagaaaaagaaagagtTGGAAAAAATTAAGAAGATGCAGCAAAAACTCTTCGATTGGAGGCCTGAGAAGTTTATAGGGGAACGCTCAAAACATGAGAGAGTGGTTATTGTAAAGAACTTATTCCAtccaacagattttgataaagAAGTTCAGCTGATACTTGATTACCAGCAGGATTTGAGAGAAGAAGCAACGAAATGTGGGGAAGTGAGGAAAGTTGTCATTTATGACCGTCATCCTGAGGGAGTAGCACAAGTAACTATGAAGGAGCCGGAACAAGCAGATGCTGTGGTCCAGCTCATGAATGGGAGATGGTTTGGGAAGAGGCAAATCACTGCGGAGATTTGGGATGGCCGAACAAAATACAGGATTGCAGAAACAGATGCAGACATCAATCAACGGATTGAGAAGTGGGACAAGTTCCTAGAACAAAAGGATGATGGAAAACCAGAAAGCAAAGAGGAAAAGGAAATGAAATCAGAATCAAAATCAGAGGAATTGAAAGAAAAATCTAATGAACCAATGGATACACAAAATCTGGCAAAAGAAGAAGTATAATGGAAGCCTTTATTTTTAAGCCTTAAATGCATTTTATGTAAAGTACATAAAGTAATTTATAACAAAAGAATGTATTAAGAGtaggttttaattaaaaagtaagttgattcttcaaataaaataaaattttattttgtttattttcttcttaaagtaaaaattaaggggtttgtaataatttattttataagcaGAAATTATTGCAGTTAAAGAAAATAGATTGATCTGATAATAATCGGTCGAAATGAAGGTATTTTATTGGAGAAGAATCAAAAGATGTTGTCTATGGATTTATCTACAAAAATTCCCTAGTCAATTTTTGGAaagtagatttaaaaaaataaagtaccATAAACAACGAGCCGTCATGTCTGACACCTGACTTTTTATGTTGCAAACACAATTTgtgaattttaaataataaatgaccaATATTATTAGTTCTACCGTTTACTAATTCAAGCTGCTTGGTTCAAGTTTATGCTAGTGTAATTTTAAGCGATGAAAGTTTTGTAGAAACGGTACATTTCACGTCCACACTTGGGTTAAGTTGACGTCTGTAATCGGGGCTTCTGCAGCCGACTCCATGAATATTAACTGGATAATATGATAACATGGCTGTGCAACCTGACTCTGGCGGGAAGGACGACGTGAAGACCCAGTTTG
This genomic window from Ostrinia nubilalis chromosome 18, ilOstNubi1.1, whole genome shotgun sequence contains:
- the LOC135080772 gene encoding 17S U2 SnRNP complex component HTATSF1; protein product: MAKQDKTPRSGFVIKLSSETAQKLADEDEQHAKERASAENISSNVATSEENSDKNTSESAEGNKQDTQQVAPDVDKKPDSEAKETEVTSSNAAENKKSDPAEANASWGDYAPYITYEGEEAIYTDPSTQQKYTWSQATNAWAPKSAESDVPGREYSYENDTHVYTEADGSKFFWDADKKAWIPKVDDDFLALYQMSYGFVDNTDKKKDKVDLEKTETQKKGDPTAVKRKNEPQWFEPSEDKNTKVYVSNLPLDLTEEEFVDFMQKCGLVERDPSSQKMKVKLYTDKEHNCFKGDALCTYIKIESVDLALKLLDGSDFKGNKIKVERAHFQLKGEYNPALKPKKKKKKELEKIKKMQQKLFDWRPEKFIGERSKHERVVIVKNLFHPTDFDKEVQLILDYQQDLREEATKCGEVRKVVIYDRHPEGVAQVTMKEPEQADAVVQLMNGRWFGKRQITAEIWDGRTKYRIAETDADINQRIEKWDKFLEQKDDGKPESKEEKEMKSESKSEELKEKSNEPMDTQNLAKEEV